In Zingiber officinale cultivar Zhangliang chromosome 8B, Zo_v1.1, whole genome shotgun sequence, a single genomic region encodes these proteins:
- the LOC122016976 gene encoding NADPH-dependent pterin aldehyde reductase-like yields the protein MPTAPAVIAAGLKGGAASPKTVLVTGASRGLGRALVLELAKRGHVVIVCLRSAEKVKSLESELMAFTPNASSSSAAPPFKHFVADLDVRSDSSVKELAKLVVESGRVPDIIVNNAGTINKNNKFWQVPAEEFDMVIDTNVKGIANIMRHFLPLMIEKKHGIIVNISSGWGRSAAAEVAPYCASKWAVEGLTKSVAKELPPGLAVVALSPGVINTDMLTSCFGSSAALYQTPENWAPNAAQMILNFTVEDNGASLTV from the exons ATGCCGACCGCCCCAGCAGTAATAGCGGCGGGATTGAAGGGGGGAGCGGCGTCACCGAAGACGGTGCTTGTGACTGGGGCAAGCCGTGGTCTCGGCCGTGCGCTCGTACTCGAGCTGGCCAAGCGCGGGCACGTCGTCATCGTCTGCCTGCGCTCCGCTGAGAAAGTTAAATCTCTCGAATCCGAGTTGATGGCTTTTACTCCGAACGCTTCCTCCTCCTCCGCTGCTCCTCCCTTCAAGCATTTCGTTGCCGACCTAGACGTG AGATCGGATAGCAGTGTTAAGGAGTTGGCTAAGCTTGTTGTGGAGTCGGGACGAGTGCCTGATATCATCG TGAATAATGCAGGCactataaataaaaacaataaattttgGCAAGTTCCAGCAGAAGAATTTGACATGGTCATAGATACCAATGTGAAAGGAATTGCAAATATAATGCGCCACTTTTTACCCCTTATGATAGAAAAGAAGCATGGTATCATTGTGAATATTTCTTCTGGTTGGGGGAGATCTGCAGCTGCAGAG GTTGCCCCATACTGTGCTTCAAAATGGGCAGTAGAAGGTTTGACGAAATCTGTTGCAAAGGAGTTGCCTCCAGGCCTTGCAGTCGTTGCTCTCAGTCCTGGGGTGATAAACACTGACATGCTTACCTCATGCTTCGGAAGTTCTGCTGCTTTATATCAAACTCCAGAAAATTG GGCACCTAATGCTGCTCAAATGATACTTAACTTCACAGTGGAAGATAATGGCGCATCACTGACCGTGTGA